The Palaeococcus ferrophilus DSM 13482 genomic interval GCCCTGCTCTCTTCCACACTGGGACCCCTCTCGGAGCGGTAGTCAGAGTTCTCGATGAACCTTTCCAGGAGATTCCTCAGGTTTTCCAGTTTCTTCCTCCGGGTTTCCTTCAACTGATCGACGAACGCGGGGTTCCTCTTTTCCAGCTCTCCGAGCAGAAGCTCGTAGTGCCTCTTGCAGAGAACCGCCCTGGAATTCCTGTAAACAGGCAGGAGTTCGTCCATTCTCTCCGCGATCGCTGTAACGATCAGCCTCTCCTTCTCCTCGACGAGGGAGCATAGGTGGCATCTTCCCTCCCCGGTCGCCTCGTTGAAGGATTTCAAATATGTTCTTAGCATGTGCTCGTAGATTATGGCAACGCCCAGGCCGCCGTAGAGCGGATTGGAAGACGCTATCTCAAAGAGCCTCCAGGCGTGGTAGGGGCAAAGGCCGAGGCTGGCCTTAAAGCGCTCCCGGACGGCCGGATCGTTGACGTGCTCGTAGAGTATCGTCCCTATCTCTCCCTCCTCAAACCTCTGGAGGATTCTGCAGATTGGACAACCCTCGCCCTCGAAGGCCTCCCGAAGGTATATGCCCACCAAATCCATGGGAACCACTAGAGGTACTTAATCATCGAGTCCACTACCGCCAGCGCCCGGTACGTGTTCTGGAAGTTTGAAATGCCGAGCTCTAAAGAGCGTCTGAAGCCGCCGTTGGAGTTCTGAAGGGCTTTAATGAAGCGGATGTGATCCGTTGGGCATGAAGCCCTCTCGCCCTGGAGTTCAAGGGCCCTCACGGCGTAGAAGGTCGGCTCCAGATACGGCGGGAGGCTGTAGGGAACCTCCGTGAACCCTCCCATGGGGCACAGCTCACAGCTCCCAAAGTGGGGGCTCTTAGGGGGCCTGTAACCGAGGGCACGGAGCGTGAAGAGGGCCTGATACGTCATGGTCGTCGTCGGCTGCTTGACACCAAAGCCGTTGCCGTTCCTAAAGCGCATTACGAAGGCCCTGATGGCCTCCTTCTCATCGCTGGAGAACCTATGCCCGATGGCATTGAAGGCCTTGACCACCCAGTAGGTCGCCTCGAGCGGCGTTGCCGTCCCAAACTCCTCGCTTCCACCGAGGCCGACGGCGAACTTATTTTCCAAGGGATTGTATTTGGTGAAAACTACGTCGAGGTGCTCCATCGCGACGTCCTTTGCTCCAAGAATCGCGAGTCCCTCAAGGGCCATCGCTATGGCAACGACCGCGGTCTGGGGCTGTATCGCCTTTTCAAGGAAGTCTATGGTCTTTTCTCCCTCCGAAACCTCCATCCCAAGGAGGTCGTGGATTTTAACCGCGTAGTAGGTGTCGTTAACGTTGGTATCGTTTAGAACGCTCACGAAGCAGTAGCCGCCATCCTCGTGGCGCCGCTCCTCGATGTAGTCCAGAACTCCCTTTACATTAATGTAGCGTCCCAGTTCGTAAAGCTTCGAGCCCATTCTACCGCCTCCCAAGTTTTTGACGGAGAACAGGCGTCATCAGCCCCTTGCGGGCGGTTCGGCTCGAAGCCAGGGCGGACGCCATCGCCCAGGGCACTTAATGCAAAACAGTTTAAAAAGATTGTGCGTTACTCCATTGGGGGTACGAATGCTCATCA includes:
- a CDS encoding DUF6062 family protein, with protein sequence MDLVGIYLREAFEGEGCPICRILQRFEEGEIGTILYEHVNDPAVRERFKASLGLCPYHAWRLFEIASSNPLYGGLGVAIIYEHMLRTYLKSFNEATGEGRCHLCSLVEEKERLIVTAIAERMDELLPVYRNSRAVLCKRHYELLLGELEKRNPAFVDQLKETRRKKLENLRNLLERFIENSDYRSERGPSVEESRAIRFSIEALKGLPLGINITNFDAKAKGRKRGIRLGWKV
- a CDS encoding prenyltransferase/squalene oxidase repeat-containing protein codes for the protein MGSKLYELGRYINVKGVLDYIEERRHEDGGYCFVSVLNDTNVNDTYYAVKIHDLLGMEVSEGEKTIDFLEKAIQPQTAVVAIAMALEGLAILGAKDVAMEHLDVVFTKYNPLENKFAVGLGGSEEFGTATPLEATYWVVKAFNAIGHRFSSDEKEAIRAFVMRFRNGNGFGVKQPTTTMTYQALFTLRALGYRPPKSPHFGSCELCPMGGFTEVPYSLPPYLEPTFYAVRALELQGERASCPTDHIRFIKALQNSNGGFRRSLELGISNFQNTYRALAVVDSMIKYL